In the genome of Bubalus kerabau isolate K-KA32 ecotype Philippines breed swamp buffalo chromosome 8, PCC_UOA_SB_1v2, whole genome shotgun sequence, one region contains:
- the RAB19 gene encoding ras-related protein Rab-19: MQFSSSARAADENFDYLFKIILIGDSNVGKTCVVQHFKSGVYMEAQQNTIGVDFTVRALEIDGKKVKMQVWDTAGQERFRTITQSYYRSAHAAIIAYDLTRRSTFESVPHWIHEIEKYGAANLVIMLIGNKCDLWEKRHVLFEDACILAEKYGLLAVLETSAKESKNIDEVFVLMARELMARHSLPLYGEGAPGSLPLESTPVLMTPAPREKNQCTC, encoded by the exons ATGCAATTCTCCAGCTCAGCCAGGGCAGCGGATGAGAACTTTGACTATTTGTTCAAGATTATCCTCATTGGGGATTCCAACGTGGGCAAGACGTGTGTTGTGCAGCATTTCAAGTCCGGGGTCTACATGGAGGCACAGCAGAACACGATCGGGGTGGACTTCACTGTGCGTGCCCTGGAGATTGATGGCAAGAAAGTGAAG ATGCAGGTGTGGGACACCGCCGGCCAAGAACGTTTCCGGACCATCACCCAGAGCTACTACCGCAGCGCCCATGCGGCCATAATCGCCTACGACCTCACCCGGCGGTCCACGTTCGAGTCTGTTCCTCACTGGATTCACGAGATAGAGAAATACGGAGCAGCGAACTTGGTCATCATGCTGATTG GGAACAAGTGTGACCTGTGGGAAAAACGCCACGTTCTCTTTGAGGATGCCTGCATCCTGGCTGAGAAATACGGCCTCCTGGCTGTTCTGGAGACATCTGCCAAGGAGTCCAAGAACATCGACGAGGTCTTCGTGCTGATGGCCAGGGAGCTGATGGCCCGCCACAGCCTGCCCTTGTACGGGGAGGGCGCCCCGGGCAGCCTCCCGCTGGAGTCCACTCCGGTCCTCATGACCCCAGCTCCGAGGGAGAAGAATCAGTGCACCTGCTGA